A part of Cannabis sativa cultivar Pink pepper isolate KNU-18-1 chromosome 6, ASM2916894v1, whole genome shotgun sequence genomic DNA contains:
- the LOC115725132 gene encoding protein disulfide-isomerase 5-4 isoform X2 produces the protein MISPGKLKSVDFYRKIPRDLTEASLSGAGLSIIAALSMVFLFGMELNNYLTISTSTSVIVDKSTDGDYLRIDFDISFPTLSCEFASVDVSDILGTNRLNITKTIRKFSIDADLKPTGAEFHSEPMSNFIKHGDEVDEEAGEGSVALTANNFDKFSHQYPVLIVNFFAPWCYWSNRLKPSWEKAARTIREKYDPELDGRIIMGRVDCTLEGELCKRHHIQGYPSIRIFRKGSDLRLDHGHHDHESYYGDRDADSLVKMMEGLVAPIELESQKQLPGGSNTTENAKRPAPKAGGCRIEGYVRVKKVPGNLIISARSGSHSFDASQMNMSHIVSHLSFGKKITPKVMSDVKRLIPYLGGSHDRLNGRKFINQRDIGANVTIEHYLQVVKTEVITRGSHKLVEEYEYTAHSSVAQSVYIPTAKFHFELSPMQVLITENPKSFSHFITNVCAIIGGVFTVAGILDSILHNTFRIIKKVELGKNF, from the exons ATGATTTCGCCCGGGAAGCTCAAGTCGGTCGACTTTTACAG GAAGATCCCAAGAGATTTAACTGAGGCATCACTATCCGGTGCGGGATTATCCATAATTGCAGCTCTTTCCATGGTATTTTTATTTGGAATG GAACTGAATAACTATTTAACCATCAGCACCTCTACTTCTGTCATTGTTGACAAGAGTACCGATGGAGATTACTTACGTATTGATTTTGATATAAG CTTTCCTACACTGTCGTGTGAATTTGCATCAGTTGACGTGAGTGATATACTAGGAACA AACAGGTTGAATATAACAAAAACAATACGTAAATTCTCCATAGATGCAGATTTAAAACCTACTGGTGCTGAGTTTCACTCAGAACCAATGTCAAATTTCATTAAGCATGGGGATGAAGTTGATGAAGAAGCTGGTGAAGGTTCTGTTGCTCTAACAGCAAATAACTTTGATAAATTTTCTCACCA ATATCCAGTTTTAATTGTCAACTTTTTTGCTCCTTGGTGCTACTGGAGTAATCGCCTG AAACCTTCTTGGGAGAAGGCAGCCAGGACAATACgagaaaa ATATGACCCAGAGTTGGATGGACGTATAATTATGGGAAGGGTTGATTGTACTCTAGAAGGTGAACTGTGTAAGAG GCATCATATCCAAGGGTATCCATCCATTCGCATATTCCGAAAAGGAAGTGATTTGAG GCTTGATCATGGACATCATGACCATGAATCTTATTATGGAGATCGAGATGCAGACAGCTTGGTTAAG ATGATGGAAGGTTTGGTTGCACCTATTGAACTGGAGTCTCAGAAACAGCTTCCAGGAGGTAGCAATACAACAGAAAATGCAAAAAGACCAGCACCAAAGGCTGGTGGATGTAGAATTGAAGGATATGTACGCGTGAAAAAG GTTCCTGGGAATCTTATCATTTCAGCTCGTTCAGGATCTCACTCTTTTGATGCTTCTCAAATGAATATGTCACATATTGTATCACACCTTTCATTTGGTAAGAAGATTACACCTAAAGTCATGAGTGACGTGAAGCGATTGATACCTTATCTTGGAGGAAGCCATGATAGATTGAATGGCCGGAAATTCATTAATCAACGAGATATAGGTGCAAATGTTACA ATAGAGCATTATCTTCAGGTCGTTAAAACAGAAGTCATAACAAGAGGTTCCCATAAATTAGTTGAGGAGTATGAATACACGGCCCACAGCAGTGTTGCTCAAAGTGTATACATACCTACTGCAAAATTCCATTTCGAGCTCTCACCGATGCAG GTTTTGATAACAGAAAATCCGAAGTCCTTTTCACATTTTATCACCAATGTGTGTGCCATTATTGGAGGTGTCTTCACG GTAGCTGGAATATTGGATTCAATTCTGCACAACACTTTTAGAATTATTAAAAAAGTTGAATTAGGGAAAAACTTTTGA
- the LOC115725132 gene encoding protein disulfide-isomerase 5-4 isoform X1, with protein MISPGKLKSVDFYRKIPRDLTEASLSGAGLSIIAALSMVFLFGMELNNYLTISTSTSVIVDKSTDGDYLRIDFDISFPTLSCEFASVDVSDILGTNRLNITKTIRKFSIDADLKPTGAEFHSEPMSNFIKHGDEVDEEAGEGSVALTANNFDKFSHQYPVLIVNFFAPWCYWSNRLKPSWEKAARTIREKYDPELDGRIIMGRVDCTLEGELCKRHHIQGYPSIRIFRKGSDLRLDHGHHDHESYYGDRDADSLVKMMEGLVAPIELESQKQLPGGSNTTENAKRPAPKAGGCRIEGYVRVKKVPGNLIISARSGSHSFDASQMNMSHIVSHLSFGKKITPKVMSDVKRLIPYLGGSHDRLNGRKFINQRDIGANVTIEHYLQVVKTEVITRGSHKLVEEYEYTAHSSVAQSVYIPTAKFHFELSPMQVLITENPKSFSHFITNVCAIIGGVFTVSTSYLLFPPFILRNASKYSRLWVSGSWNIGFNSAQHF; from the exons ATGATTTCGCCCGGGAAGCTCAAGTCGGTCGACTTTTACAG GAAGATCCCAAGAGATTTAACTGAGGCATCACTATCCGGTGCGGGATTATCCATAATTGCAGCTCTTTCCATGGTATTTTTATTTGGAATG GAACTGAATAACTATTTAACCATCAGCACCTCTACTTCTGTCATTGTTGACAAGAGTACCGATGGAGATTACTTACGTATTGATTTTGATATAAG CTTTCCTACACTGTCGTGTGAATTTGCATCAGTTGACGTGAGTGATATACTAGGAACA AACAGGTTGAATATAACAAAAACAATACGTAAATTCTCCATAGATGCAGATTTAAAACCTACTGGTGCTGAGTTTCACTCAGAACCAATGTCAAATTTCATTAAGCATGGGGATGAAGTTGATGAAGAAGCTGGTGAAGGTTCTGTTGCTCTAACAGCAAATAACTTTGATAAATTTTCTCACCA ATATCCAGTTTTAATTGTCAACTTTTTTGCTCCTTGGTGCTACTGGAGTAATCGCCTG AAACCTTCTTGGGAGAAGGCAGCCAGGACAATACgagaaaa ATATGACCCAGAGTTGGATGGACGTATAATTATGGGAAGGGTTGATTGTACTCTAGAAGGTGAACTGTGTAAGAG GCATCATATCCAAGGGTATCCATCCATTCGCATATTCCGAAAAGGAAGTGATTTGAG GCTTGATCATGGACATCATGACCATGAATCTTATTATGGAGATCGAGATGCAGACAGCTTGGTTAAG ATGATGGAAGGTTTGGTTGCACCTATTGAACTGGAGTCTCAGAAACAGCTTCCAGGAGGTAGCAATACAACAGAAAATGCAAAAAGACCAGCACCAAAGGCTGGTGGATGTAGAATTGAAGGATATGTACGCGTGAAAAAG GTTCCTGGGAATCTTATCATTTCAGCTCGTTCAGGATCTCACTCTTTTGATGCTTCTCAAATGAATATGTCACATATTGTATCACACCTTTCATTTGGTAAGAAGATTACACCTAAAGTCATGAGTGACGTGAAGCGATTGATACCTTATCTTGGAGGAAGCCATGATAGATTGAATGGCCGGAAATTCATTAATCAACGAGATATAGGTGCAAATGTTACA ATAGAGCATTATCTTCAGGTCGTTAAAACAGAAGTCATAACAAGAGGTTCCCATAAATTAGTTGAGGAGTATGAATACACGGCCCACAGCAGTGTTGCTCAAAGTGTATACATACCTACTGCAAAATTCCATTTCGAGCTCTCACCGATGCAG GTTTTGATAACAGAAAATCCGAAGTCCTTTTCACATTTTATCACCAATGTGTGTGCCATTATTGGAGGTGTCTTCACGGTTAGTACTTCATATCTGTTGTTTCCTCCCTTTATTCTTAGGAATGCCTCTAAATATTCTCGTCTTTGGGTTTCAGGTAGCTGGAATATTGGATTCAATTCTGCACAACACTTTTAG